CAGGAGTTTCTACCCGAGATAGTTTAGGTTGTCGAGACTAGGAATATCTAAAAATTCCATTTCTTCCCAATTTAAAATATCTAGGAGTAAATCCTGATAACCTAAACTATTAGGGTGAAGACCATCAGAGGCTAAACGAGATTTTAGCCATTGCTCCCCCCTACTCATCCACAGGTCAAAAGTATCGAGATAGGGTATTTCTAGTCTTTGACAAGCTTGTTTAGTGATTTCTTTATAATAATATTGATCGCGATGATTAAAATAAAAACAGTCTAAAAAAGGCATTTTAGCAGGATCTATCGGAATCATCCCCATAAATAACACGGGACATAGTCTTTTAGCCTGTTCTAAGAGTTGATCTACTTGTTCTTGAAAATCCGTAAAATCTGTAAAACAACGTCCATCAGGACGCATCAAACGCGCTGAATCATTAACACCTACTGAGAGAATCATTAAATCAGGTACACGGTTTTTTAATTCTCCTCGACTTCTAAATTCACTTTCTAGTCTTTGGGTGACTTGAATCAGGCGATCGCCTCTTACCCCTAAATTATATAATACTGGTCCTGGTTGTTCTGGAGACATCCACAGACGTCTCAATCTTTCTACCCAACCTCCCCCAATCGGATCGCCAAACCCATAGACAATACTATCACCTAGGACAACAATCTTAAGAGGATTACTTGGTTTAGATTTAGTTTTAACAGCTTTGGAAAGATGATAAATATTGGTCATTTAAAAAAGATAATTGTCCTAAAATTTACTAAAAAAGACGACTTCGTACGAGTATTGTTGCACATTTTTAATGATTTGGCTATGATCTTGACGGTTATATCTAGGTTAAATTTTTTTGGTCGGATAATTCTTTAATTTGTTGTTTTTTGTGGAAAAATTCATCGGGTAGCTCAGGAATATCTGAATAGTCGATATCTTCATCAGTCATGTTATCCAAAAGAGTTTTTTCTTCTTCAGTGAATTTTGGTGGATTTTTAGGATCTAGTGTATATTTAACGATTGCCATAATAACGTTTCTGCTCTCTTGAGTTGGCTTTACGTGAGGAAATAAGACGAATAACTTCTTGACGCTTGGTATATACTACCACGTGAACGCGATTTTCTATTAAACCTACAGTAACATATCTAGTTTCACCATAATCATTTCTCTTATCAATAGCCGTAATTCGATTGTTATCAAGAAAAATAAGAGTAGCTAGTTCAAAACTAACTTTATGTCTTTTTTGATTAAAAGCCGCCTTTTGATCATCCCACTCAAATTGCAGGTCTAACTCCATTTTACCAAAAATTTCTTAAGGATAAAAACTGTATTTAGCCCTATTCCTATTGATGATTACGGTTGGGAAGATTTCCAGAAACGATAAATAATATATAAGATAGAACCAAGGATGGCTAATGTAACCAGAGAAATTACTACTCTCAAAAAAAGATTGAGGATAGTAAAACCGACAATCACCCCTCCAGTCATTACCAATACTTGCGCAGGTTGTGAGAGACTTTTATACCAGTTATTTAGCTTATAAGTTAAGGAATCTTCCTCGGTTTCAGGGGTGAATTTGCTTACTTTTGGTTCTTCTGATTCGGGTGGTTCGTTATACATGTTTATTCATCAACAACGGTAACATCTATTATCCCAGGAGGAGTCATTCTCAGTAGTTTACCTTTTTTTACTTCTAATAGTTCACCACAATTGGGACATTCACACTGACTATTGTTAAGACTAGTAAATTCATAACCGCAAACGGGACAAGGTTGAGAGACCAAGTTACGTTGTAACCACCAGTTTAAACCTATCCAAGCGATAACTGGGGTAATTAAGATCAAAGCTAGGAA
The nucleotide sequence above comes from Gloeocapsa sp. DLM2.Bin57. Encoded proteins:
- a CDS encoding G-D-S-L family lipolytic protein yields the protein MTNIYHLSKAVKTKSKPSNPLKIVVLGDSIVYGFGDPIGGGWVERLRRLWMSPEQPGPVLYNLGVRGDRLIQVTQRLESEFRSRGELKNRVPDLMILSVGVNDSARLMRPDGRCFTDFTDFQEQVDQLLEQAKRLCPVLFMGMIPIDPAKMPFLDCFYFNHRDQYYYKEITKQACQRLEIPYLDTFDLWMSRGEQWLKSRLASDGLHPNSLGYQDLLLDILNWEEMEFLDIPSLDNLNYLG
- a CDS encoding BrnT family toxin, producing the protein MELDLQFEWDDQKAAFNQKRHKVSFELATLIFLDNNRITAIDKRNDYGETRYVTVGLIENRVHVVVYTKRQEVIRLISSRKANSREQKRYYGNR